In Afipia carboxidovorans OM5, the sequence GTGCGCCGGCGACGAAACGCGGCTTGCCGTCCTCGGCCTCGGCCCGGTTGGCCGCGTTGCGCGCGAGCCGCGCACCCTCACGGTTCAGCTCATAGGCGAGGTCCGACATATCGTAGTCGGCCTGCGCGATCGAGGTCGAGGAGAACGTGTTGGTCTCGACGATGTCGGCGCCGGCTTTCAGATATTCGTAGTGAATGTCCTCGATCGCCTGCGGCTGGGTCAGGATCAACAGGTCGTTGTTGCCGCGCACGTCGCGGTGAAAATCCTTGAACCGCTCGCCGCGGAACGCCGCCTCGTCGAGTTCGAGCCGCTGGATCATGGTGCCCATCGCACCGTCGAGCACCAGAATGCGCTCGCGGGCGAGTGCGCGGAATTTTTGAGCGGTGGAACTCGAACTCTCGGTCACAACGTATCTCCCAACGTCATGCCCGGCCTTGTGCCGGGCATCCACGTCTTTCTTGCTATCCACGCTGCGATAAGGCGTGGATGGCCGGGACAAGCCCGGCCATGACAAATGAATTTATGCGTCCTTCGTCCTCAAGGAGAGAGGGCGAAGAAGTTGCTCGGCTCAACAACAAGGTCACGCCGCCTTCTGCGTGCCGTTCGGGCGGATGCCCAGAATGTGGCTGATGGCGAAGACGAGATCGGCGCGGTTCATGGTGTAGAAGTGGAAATGCTCGACGCCGTGCTTGGCGAGTTTCTGCACCTGCCCGGCGGCGACGGTCGCGGCAACGAGACGACGGGTGTCGGCATCGTCGTCGAGCCCCTCGAACTTCTCGGCCAGCCAGTCCGGCACGGTGGCGCCGGCGCGCGTGGCGAAGTTCTTCGCCAGCTTGAAATTCTGCACCGGCAGAATACCGGGCACGATCGGAATGGCGATCCCCGCCGCGCGGACGCGGTCGAGGTAGCGGAAGTAGAGATCGTTGTCGAAGAAGAACTGGGTGATGGCGCGCGTCGCACCGGCATCGACCTTGGCCTTCAAGGCGTCGATGTCGGCATCGAGGCTCGCACTCTCGGGATGCTTCTCCGGATAGGCCGACACCGTGACTTCCATCTCAGGGTGACGGCTGCGGATCGCGGACACAAGATCGGCGGAGCTTTGGTAACCCTGCGGGTGCGCCTGATAGCTCGTGCCGATGCCGCCCGACGGATCGCCGCGCAGCGCCACGATATGACGCACGCCGATCTCGTGATAGCGGTCCACCACCTCGTCGACATCGGCGCGGGTGGCATCGACGCACGTGAGATGCGCGGCCGGGACGAGACGGGTCTCATCAAGAATGCGCTTGATGGTCGAATGAGTGCGTTCGCGGGTCGAGCCGCCGGCGCCATAGGTCACCGAGACGAAGTCCGGCGCGAGCGGCGCGAGGCGATTGATGACGCCCCACAGATTCTGCTCCATCTCCTCGGTCTTCGGCGGGAAGAACTCGAAGGAGATCGACGGCCGGTGAGCCTGCGAAGGGGCAGGGGAGTTGGTGTCGCTCATGACGCCTCTAAATTCGGAAAAACACGATTCTGCCGCATTAGTCGAAGCCTGTCGTGCGCCCTCAAAATAGGC encodes:
- the metF gene encoding methylenetetrahydrofolate reductase [NAD(P)H]; the encoded protein is MSDTNSPAPSQAHRPSISFEFFPPKTEEMEQNLWGVINRLAPLAPDFVSVTYGAGGSTRERTHSTIKRILDETRLVPAAHLTCVDATRADVDEVVDRYHEIGVRHIVALRGDPSGGIGTSYQAHPQGYQSSADLVSAIRSRHPEMEVTVSAYPEKHPESASLDADIDALKAKVDAGATRAITQFFFDNDLYFRYLDRVRAAGIAIPIVPGILPVQNFKLAKNFATRAGATVPDWLAEKFEGLDDDADTRRLVAATVAAGQVQKLAKHGVEHFHFYTMNRADLVFAISHILGIRPNGTQKAA